The Macaca fascicularis isolate 582-1 chromosome 11, T2T-MFA8v1.1 genome includes a region encoding these proteins:
- the YAF2 gene encoding YY1-associated factor 2 isoform X9, with product MLKPGNISDIPEQFLQKPRPVSQLVAQQVTQQFVPPTQSKKEKKDKVEKEKNEKETTSKKNSHKKTRPRLKNVDRSSAQHLEVTVGDLTVIITDFKEKTKSPPASSAASADQHSQSGSSSDNTERGMSRSSSPRGEASSLNGESH from the exons ATGTTGAAGCCAGGCAACATTTCAGATATCCCTGAACAGTTCTTaca GAAACCTCGACCTGTCTCCCAGTTGGTTGCACAGCAGGTTACTCAGCAGTTTGTGCCTCCTACAcagtcaaagaaagagaaaaaagataaagtagaaaaagaaaaaaatgaaaaagaaacaactagCAAAAAGAATAGCCATAAGAAAACCAG accAAGATTGAAAAATGTGGATCGGAGTAGTGCTCAGCATTTGGAAGTTACCGTTGGAGATCTGACAGTCATTATTACAGACTTTAAGGAGAAAACAAAGTCACCACCTGCATCTAGTGCTGCTTCTGCAGATCAACACAGTCAAAGCGGCTCTAGCTCTGATAACACAGAGAGAGGAATGTCCAGGTCATCTTCACCCAGAGGAGAAGCCTCATCATTGAATGGAGAATCtcattaa
- the YAF2 gene encoding YY1-associated factor 2 isoform X10 yields MMTYIFIRKPRPVSQLVAQQVTQQFVPPTQSKKEKKDKVEKEKNEKETTSKKNSHKKTRPRLKNVDRSSAQHLEVTVGDLTVIITDFKEKTKSPPASSAASADQHSQSGSSSDNTERGMSRSSSPRGEASSLNGESH; encoded by the exons GAAACCTCGACCTGTCTCCCAGTTGGTTGCACAGCAGGTTACTCAGCAGTTTGTGCCTCCTACAcagtcaaagaaagagaaaaaagataaagtagaaaaagaaaaaaatgaaaaagaaacaactagCAAAAAGAATAGCCATAAGAAAACCAG accAAGATTGAAAAATGTGGATCGGAGTAGTGCTCAGCATTTGGAAGTTACCGTTGGAGATCTGACAGTCATTATTACAGACTTTAAGGAGAAAACAAAGTCACCACCTGCATCTAGTGCTGCTTCTGCAGATCAACACAGTCAAAGCGGCTCTAGCTCTGATAACACAGAGAGAGGAATGTCCAGGTCATCTTCACCCAGAGGAGAAGCCTCATCATTGAATGGAGAATCtcattaa